One window of the Bacteroidales bacterium genome contains the following:
- a CDS encoding amino acid permease — MESVKLISPSRAIAIVVSNMIGVGVYTSLGFQAMGINSILALIFIWITGGIVAICGALTYGELAARMPRSGGEYIFLSKLFHPSFGFLSGFISMTIGFAAPMAMLAIALGTYAGNFLAVSPIVIAIAVIVILTILNSSSFRIGANFNFIATTINIVLIIAFCIFGLFKGHHADFHFTAHVSDIKQIFSSSFAVSLVYVSFAYSGWNSAAYITHQIKDPVKNLPFILIIGTLIVMILYTFLNFIFLYVVPIPELSGKIDVAFIAAQKIFGETGGKFVAVLISIGLIASINSLLILGPRVSQAIALDYKAIRWFGIENKHGAPVYSTIFLTIISLLLIWTSTFEQIMTIIGFTLSIFTISSVSGIFVLRYRLKKNGENIYHTFGYPYIPLLFILIEGCMMIYVFQNKPLQSLTGIAITLIGFIFYYILIKSKKHVN, encoded by the coding sequence TTGGAATCTGTAAAGCTTATTAGCCCCTCGCGTGCAATTGCCATAGTTGTTTCAAATATGATAGGTGTTGGAGTCTACACAAGCCTTGGATTTCAAGCTATGGGAATCAACTCAATTCTTGCTCTAATATTTATTTGGATAACAGGTGGTATTGTTGCCATTTGTGGAGCACTAACGTATGGGGAGTTGGCAGCACGGATGCCCCGTTCCGGTGGTGAGTATATCTTTTTATCAAAATTATTTCACCCATCATTTGGCTTCTTATCAGGATTTATATCCATGACAATTGGGTTTGCTGCACCTATGGCCATGTTGGCAATAGCCTTGGGCACATATGCAGGTAACTTTTTGGCTGTTTCTCCAATTGTAATTGCAATTGCTGTTATAGTTATACTTACAATACTAAACTCAAGTAGTTTTAGGATTGGAGCCAACTTCAATTTTATTGCCACTACAATAAATATTGTTTTAATTATTGCTTTTTGCATCTTCGGACTATTCAAAGGACATCACGCTGATTTTCATTTCACTGCTCATGTAAGTGATATTAAGCAAATTTTCAGCTCTTCGTTTGCAGTTTCACTAGTTTACGTTTCATTCGCATACTCAGGATGGAATTCAGCAGCCTATATTACCCATCAAATAAAAGATCCTGTTAAGAATCTTCCATTTATTCTAATAATTGGAACTCTTATAGTAATGATTTTATACACTTTCCTCAACTTCATATTCCTTTACGTTGTTCCAATTCCTGAACTATCAGGTAAGATAGATGTTGCTTTTATAGCAGCACAAAAAATATTCGGTGAAACTGGAGGGAAATTTGTAGCTGTACTTATTTCAATAGGACTAATTGCATCAATAAACTCATTACTAATCCTTGGACCTAGAGTTAGCCAGGCAATTGCATTAGATTACAAAGCAATTCGTTGGTTTGGCATTGAAAATAAGCATGGTGCTCCAGTTTACTCCACAATCTTTTTAACCATTATTTCTCTTCTACTTATTTGGACATCGACCTTTGAGCAAATAATGACAATAATCGGCTTCACCTTAAGTATTTTCACAATATCTTCTGTATCTGGAATATTCGTACTTAGATATAGGTTGAAAAAGAACGGCGAAAATATTTATCATACATTTGGATACCCATATATTCCTCTACTCTTTATATTAATTGAGGGCTGTATGATGATTTACGTGTTTCAAAACAAACCATTACAATCATTAACTGGAATTGCAATAACTTTAATAGGATTTATATTCTACTACATACTAATTAAATCGAAGAAACATGTCAACTAG
- a CDS encoding 30S ribosomal protein S16, protein MPVKIRLSRQGRKKLPFYHIVVADSRAPRDGRFIERIGSYNPITNPATIELNFDRALDWLQKGAQPTDTCRAILSYRGVMIKKHLLDGVKKGAFTLDQAEVKFQAWITDKDSKIQAKKDSLVKGKRDDMKQRIEAENKVKEARAQEIAKKRAAEAAKEAKPKAEEATEAAAEGETAEA, encoded by the coding sequence ATGCCTGTAAAAATCAGACTAAGCCGTCAAGGAAGAAAGAAACTTCCTTTTTACCACATTGTGGTAGCGGATAGCAGGGCGCCACGTGATGGCAGATTCATCGAGAGGATTGGTTCATACAATCCTATTACTAATCCTGCTACTATTGAATTAAATTTTGATAGGGCATTAGATTGGCTGCAAAAGGGCGCTCAACCTACCGACACTTGTAGGGCTATCCTATCGTACAGAGGTGTAATGATTAAGAAACATCTACTTGATGGTGTGAAAAAAGGTGCTTTCACCCTTGATCAAGCGGAAGTAAAGTTCCAAGCATGGATTACTGATAAAGATTCAAAAATCCAAGCTAAAAAAGATTCTCTTGTAAAAGGGAAACGTGACGACATGAAACAACGCATCGAGGCTGAGAATAAGGTGAAAGAGGCTCGTGCACAAGAAATCGCTAAGAAAAGAGCCGCTGAGGCTGCAAAAGAAGCAAAACCTAAGGCTGAAGAAGCTACAGAAGCTGCAGCTGAAGGCGAAACCGCAGAAGCTTAA
- a CDS encoding TIGR00730 family Rossman fold protein, with product MRICVYCASSSKVDKAYFEATQKLAEDMAVRGITLVYGGGSAGLMGCIADNVLKNKGQVVGILPRFMDKVEWGHKGLTQLTLVKDMHERKKLLIKDVDAVVALPGGCGTLEELMEVITLKRLGKFTKPIIILNTNGFYDHLKLLLEKMIHEHFMRAEHVEIWQFVDQPEDIIPAIENAPKWDSSAIKFAAV from the coding sequence ATGCGAATTTGTGTTTACTGCGCCTCAAGCTCAAAGGTAGATAAAGCCTATTTTGAAGCCACTCAAAAGTTAGCCGAAGATATGGCTGTAAGAGGAATTACTCTTGTTTACGGTGGTGGATCTGCCGGTTTAATGGGATGTATAGCAGATAATGTGCTCAAAAACAAAGGCCAAGTAGTAGGAATACTTCCAAGGTTTATGGATAAGGTTGAATGGGGACACAAAGGGCTTACCCAACTCACCCTTGTTAAGGATATGCATGAACGTAAAAAATTGCTAATAAAGGATGTTGATGCGGTTGTTGCACTACCAGGCGGTTGTGGAACTCTAGAAGAACTTATGGAAGTTATCACCTTAAAAAGGCTTGGCAAATTCACTAAGCCAATAATTATCCTAAACACTAATGGCTTTTACGACCACCTTAAATTGCTTCTCGAAAAGATGATCCACGAACATTTTATGCGCGCTGAACACGTTGAAATATGGCAGTTCGTTGATCAACCTGAAGATATAATTCCAGCCATTGAAAACGCTCCTAAATGGGATAGTTCTGCAATTAAATTTGCTGCGGTATAA
- a CDS encoding Crp/Fnr family transcriptional regulator, with protein MESQDAIDKFNSYLKTIPGYSKDAFEMALPFIQVRNLKKGEHFVERGKTCRHFAYVADGIMRAYSLYDGDESTTCLCSDNTFATSTISFITQTPSNVSIQALDNVTLVLISHENLHQLYAKSPFWEKVGRVVTEREYIELQQSSWRNGPIPAHDKYLILLKENPGITNKVPLQYIASYIGITPETLSRIRKKIAKGNS; from the coding sequence ATGGAAAGTCAAGATGCAATTGATAAGTTTAATAGTTATCTAAAAACAATACCGGGTTATAGTAAGGATGCATTTGAAATGGCTTTACCATTCATTCAGGTTCGGAATCTAAAAAAAGGAGAGCATTTTGTTGAGAGAGGTAAAACATGCCGACATTTTGCCTACGTTGCAGATGGTATTATGAGGGCTTATTCTCTCTACGATGGAGATGAAAGCACAACCTGTCTTTGTAGCGATAATACCTTTGCAACCTCTACTATAAGTTTTATTACCCAAACCCCTTCGAATGTTAGCATACAGGCATTGGATAATGTAACGCTTGTGCTAATTAGTCACGAGAACTTACATCAGTTATATGCAAAATCGCCTTTTTGGGAGAAAGTAGGCAGAGTAGTGACCGAACGGGAGTATATTGAATTGCAACAATCCAGCTGGCGAAATGGTCCCATACCCGCTCACGATAAATATTTAATTCTACTTAAGGAAAATCCTGGCATTACAAACAAAGTACCGCTTCAATATATTGCTTCTTACATTGGTATTACCCCCGAAACATTGAGCCGAATAAGAAAAAAGATTGCTAAAGGAAATTCTTGA
- the trxA gene encoding thioredoxin, protein MALAVNDSNFEEIVIKSDKPAMVDFWAEWCGPCRMIAPYVEQMADEYKDKALIVKVDVDNCPGIAGRFGIRNIPTILFIKGGQVVDKQVGAVPKSGLVSKLEALL, encoded by the coding sequence ATGGCATTAGCAGTAAACGATTCTAATTTCGAGGAGATTGTAATTAAATCTGACAAACCAGCAATGGTCGATTTCTGGGCTGAATGGTGTGGCCCATGCCGAATGATTGCTCCTTACGTTGAGCAAATGGCTGACGAGTACAAAGACAAAGCTCTTATTGTAAAAGTTGACGTAGACAACTGCCCAGGTATTGCAGGTCGATTTGGTATTAGGAATATCCCAACCATTCTCTTCATAAAAGGGGGCCAGGTTGTAGATAAACAGGTTGGTGCAGTGCCTAAAAGCGGTCTTGTTTCTAAGCTTGAAGCTTTACTATAA
- a CDS encoding NAD(P)-binding domain-containing protein, producing the protein MEQLIESILIYSFAAILCIVVVAIYLRKKKRESKIVDEKIKKAKEDGLHEPISLHPVVDINSCIATGACVAACPEHDILGIRNGKATIINASQCIGHGACFHACPTEAISLRIGTEKRGVELPHVNQTFETNVPGIFIAGELGGMGLIKNSVEQGKQAVENIVKSIKNNHNASYDLIIIGAGPAGISGSLMAKKHGLKFLLLEQDTLGGTVFTFPRKKIVMTSPMDLPLFGKIKLYETSKTELLDLWQTVLKKNNITVNENSKVDSIISEDEIFKVVTLKGDQHTSATVLLAIGRRGTPRKLNIPGEMKEKVAYRLLEPEAISSKHVIVVGGGDSAVESALLLADQNHVILSYRNEVFNRIKPQNSMALNKAVAEGRIEVRLSSNLLSIEDDTVILSVGKEGENLTLKNDLVYIFAGGELPTQFLEKAGIKITKKFGETVLKH; encoded by the coding sequence ATGGAACAATTAATTGAAAGTATATTGATTTACTCTTTTGCAGCAATCCTTTGTATTGTTGTAGTTGCAATTTATCTGCGTAAGAAAAAGAGAGAATCAAAAATCGTTGATGAAAAAATAAAGAAAGCAAAAGAAGATGGCCTTCACGAACCCATCTCACTTCATCCAGTAGTTGACATAAATAGTTGTATAGCAACAGGAGCATGCGTTGCGGCTTGTCCTGAACATGATATTCTAGGAATAAGAAATGGTAAAGCAACCATCATCAATGCTTCCCAGTGTATTGGGCACGGAGCTTGTTTTCATGCTTGTCCAACCGAAGCCATTAGCTTACGCATAGGAACTGAGAAACGTGGTGTTGAACTTCCTCATGTAAACCAGACTTTTGAGACTAACGTGCCAGGAATCTTTATTGCAGGGGAGTTAGGAGGAATGGGGCTCATAAAGAATTCAGTTGAGCAAGGTAAGCAAGCTGTTGAAAACATAGTTAAATCAATAAAAAATAATCATAACGCCTCATACGATTTGATCATTATAGGTGCAGGTCCTGCTGGTATATCAGGAAGTCTTATGGCAAAAAAGCATGGGTTAAAGTTTTTACTACTGGAACAGGATACCCTTGGAGGAACTGTATTCACTTTTCCCAGAAAAAAAATTGTGATGACATCTCCAATGGATTTGCCCCTTTTCGGGAAAATCAAACTTTATGAAACTAGTAAAACTGAGCTGCTTGATCTTTGGCAAACCGTACTGAAGAAAAACAATATTACCGTCAATGAGAATTCCAAGGTCGATTCTATTATTTCTGAAGATGAGATATTTAAAGTGGTTACATTAAAGGGTGATCAACATACCTCTGCAACTGTATTACTGGCAATAGGACGACGCGGAACACCTCGAAAATTGAATATCCCAGGAGAGATGAAAGAAAAAGTGGCGTATCGCCTTTTGGAACCCGAGGCAATATCTAGTAAACATGTAATTGTTGTAGGAGGTGGCGACTCTGCTGTTGAATCAGCCCTACTCCTAGCAGATCAAAACCATGTAATCCTCTCCTACCGCAATGAGGTTTTCAATCGCATTAAACCACAAAATAGTATGGCCTTGAATAAGGCTGTGGCTGAGGGAAGGATTGAGGTTAGGCTAAGTTCAAATCTTTTATCAATCGAAGACGATACTGTTATACTTTCGGTTGGTAAAGAGGGTGAAAATCTCACATTAAAAAATGATCTTGTTTATATCTTTGCAGGGGGCGAACTACCAACTCAATTTCTTGAAAAAGCGGGAATTAAAATTACGAAGAAATTTGGTGAAACAGTTTTAAAACACTAG
- the rimM gene encoding 16S rRNA processing protein RimM, which produces MSSNQFTEIGTIQRTHGVNGEFQVIWNHDFYLEEQNLESVFIEFEGIPIPFFISSIRTKSEDKALIKFEDVDDVNIANEFVGMKLLLPSDQIELDDELLMSDLVGYTLISNHNQLIGKIIDYQEFQTNSVFTVIHQSGSELMIPAAEELIIEVEPEGKTIVMEIPDGLIDLYLE; this is translated from the coding sequence ATGAGTTCTAATCAATTTACTGAAATTGGTACAATTCAACGAACTCATGGAGTGAACGGCGAGTTCCAAGTAATTTGGAATCACGACTTTTACCTCGAAGAACAAAATTTGGAATCGGTATTCATCGAATTTGAAGGAATACCGATTCCTTTTTTTATATCATCAATCCGCACTAAAAGCGAAGATAAAGCTTTGATAAAGTTCGAAGATGTTGATGATGTAAATATTGCCAACGAGTTTGTTGGAATGAAACTTCTGCTCCCCTCGGATCAAATTGAATTGGATGATGAACTACTGATGAGCGATTTAGTTGGTTATACCTTGATAAGCAATCACAACCAACTGATTGGCAAAATTATTGACTACCAAGAATTTCAAACAAACTCAGTTTTTACGGTTATTCATCAATCAGGAAGTGAATTAATGATTCCTGCTGCTGAAGAACTAATTATAGAAGTTGAACCAGAAGGGAAAACAATTGTGATGGAAATCCCGGATGGACTTATTGATCTATACCTTGAATAG
- the dnaE gene encoding DNA polymerase III subunit alpha — protein sequence MSGFVHLHVHTQYSILDGASNIKILIERAKELNMKAVAITDHGNMFGVKEFINTVEKKNDPVNAEIKRVKCELDGIIQSENPEKFDELTKQLQSEKSKLFKPIIGCEAYIAKNSRFDRTDKDDRGGYHLILLAKNNEGYHNLVKLVSYSWTEGFYYKPRMDKELLRKYSKGIIASSACLGGEIPQAILAGNIDHAEKLIYEYREIFGEDFYLELTLHQSGDYRIDQEVYENQLKVNKVLVDLGKKTNTKCIATNDAHFINASDAEAHDRLICLSTGKDLDDPDRLRYTTQEYIKSEEEMLGNFPDFPEAIYNTAEIANKVEIFSLSNAPIMPYFPLPEGFKDDNDYLRHLTYEGAKKRWGDNLSETVTERIEFELEVVARMGYPGYFLIVWDFIKAAREMGVSVGPGRGSAAGSAVAYCLRITDIDPIKYDLLFERFLNPERISMPDIDIDFDEDGRELVLKYVVEKYGRKRVAQIITFGTMAAKMAIRDIARVQKLPLFESDKLAKLVPERPGTTLAMAFKEVPELAAARNSENELIRDTLKYAEVLEGNVRQTGVHACGVIIGRDDLEEYIPLSTAKDADLFVTQYEGSQVEDIGLLKMDFLGLKTLSIIKDALDFIKESKGIDLDIDAIPLDDKKTFQLYSRGETTALFQFESPGMKKHLRALQPNRFEDLIAMNALYRPGPMEYIPSFINRKHGREKIEYDIPVMEEYLKDTYGITVYQEQVMLLSQKLAGFTKGQADGLRKAMGKKLIKVMNELKEKFTKGCLANGYEQEKIDKIWNDWEAFAQYAFNKSHSTCYAYISYQTAYLKANFPGEFMAAVLSRNISDIKKITIFMDECKRLGMQVLGPDVNESAYKFTVSPSGDIRFGLGAIKGVGENAVANIIEARKTNGKYKDIFDFAEKVNLQTVNKKNFEALAVAGAFDGLGSIKRSEYFALDSKGVSFIEQIMRYGSKVQIEKSNNQRSLFGASTGYDLQKPETPVGEDWSKLEKLNREKEVIGIYLSAHPLDDYRLEIDNFSNTSLTEMKDLPLLNGKDVTIAGMITSAKVATSKNGNYFGKISLEDYSDSWELALFGKDFENYRKFCFEGYSLLIKGRVQPKSYNPAELEFKIKSMNMLSDVKEEMIKMVNITIPIHDITDNLVDEIKKQVESNKGKIQLKFKVIDPESKISIDLFSRTMKVNLSPKFLNYLRSNEFEFRVRE from the coding sequence ATGAGCGGTTTCGTTCATCTACACGTCCATACTCAGTATTCAATCCTCGATGGGGCTTCGAATATCAAAATCCTAATCGAAAGGGCAAAGGAGCTGAACATGAAAGCCGTTGCCATTACTGACCATGGTAACATGTTTGGTGTTAAGGAGTTCATCAATACAGTTGAAAAGAAGAATGACCCCGTTAATGCCGAGATTAAGAGGGTAAAATGCGAACTTGATGGCATTATCCAGAGCGAAAACCCTGAAAAGTTTGATGAACTTACCAAGCAACTACAATCTGAGAAAAGTAAACTATTTAAGCCGATTATTGGGTGTGAAGCATATATTGCCAAGAATAGCCGTTTCGACCGCACTGATAAGGATGATCGCGGAGGATATCACCTAATCCTTCTTGCCAAAAACAACGAGGGTTACCATAATCTTGTAAAACTGGTTTCGTATAGCTGGACCGAAGGGTTTTACTACAAACCCCGAATGGACAAGGAACTGCTAAGGAAGTACAGTAAAGGTATAATCGCCAGCAGCGCATGTTTAGGCGGTGAAATTCCTCAGGCAATCCTTGCAGGTAATATAGATCACGCTGAGAAACTAATCTATGAGTATAGAGAAATTTTTGGTGAAGATTTTTACCTCGAACTAACACTTCACCAATCGGGCGATTATAGAATCGATCAGGAAGTGTATGAGAATCAGCTTAAGGTTAACAAAGTGCTAGTTGACCTTGGAAAGAAAACAAACACAAAGTGCATTGCTACCAACGATGCTCACTTCATAAATGCATCAGATGCTGAGGCACATGATAGACTAATATGCCTAAGTACAGGAAAAGACCTTGATGATCCTGATAGGTTGCGTTACACTACTCAGGAGTATATCAAGAGCGAGGAGGAGATGCTTGGCAATTTCCCCGATTTTCCTGAAGCAATTTATAATACCGCAGAGATTGCCAATAAGGTAGAAATCTTTAGCTTATCCAATGCCCCTATTATGCCCTATTTCCCTCTTCCAGAGGGATTCAAGGATGATAACGATTATCTACGGCATCTAACCTACGAAGGGGCAAAAAAGCGTTGGGGAGATAATCTTTCCGAAACAGTCACGGAACGCATTGAGTTTGAACTTGAGGTTGTTGCCCGAATGGGATATCCTGGATATTTTCTTATCGTTTGGGATTTCATCAAGGCCGCACGTGAAATGGGAGTCTCGGTTGGTCCTGGCAGAGGATCAGCAGCCGGTTCAGCAGTTGCATATTGCTTACGAATTACCGATATCGACCCGATTAAGTACGATCTGCTGTTTGAGCGTTTCCTCAACCCAGAGCGTATTTCTATGCCCGATATCGATATCGACTTTGACGAAGATGGTCGTGAACTGGTTCTGAAATACGTTGTTGAAAAGTATGGCAGAAAAAGGGTTGCCCAAATTATCACCTTTGGCACAATGGCCGCCAAGATGGCTATTCGTGATATTGCACGTGTACAAAAATTACCTCTTTTTGAATCGGATAAACTAGCCAAACTAGTTCCTGAACGACCAGGTACGACTCTAGCAATGGCATTCAAGGAGGTTCCTGAACTTGCCGCAGCCCGAAATTCGGAGAATGAACTGATTCGTGATACATTAAAATACGCAGAGGTTCTTGAAGGCAATGTCCGCCAAACAGGTGTTCATGCATGTGGTGTTATCATCGGTCGTGATGATCTGGAGGAGTACATTCCGCTAAGCACTGCCAAGGATGCTGATCTATTTGTAACACAATATGAGGGATCACAGGTTGAGGATATCGGCCTACTAAAGATGGACTTCTTGGGTCTCAAAACCCTTTCTATAATTAAGGATGCGCTTGATTTTATCAAAGAATCAAAAGGTATTGATCTTGATATTGATGCAATCCCCCTCGACGATAAAAAAACATTCCAGCTATACTCACGAGGTGAAACCACCGCTCTATTCCAATTTGAGTCGCCAGGGATGAAAAAGCACCTCAGGGCGCTTCAACCCAATAGGTTTGAAGATCTGATTGCTATGAATGCGCTCTACCGACCAGGGCCAATGGAGTATATCCCAAGTTTCATTAATCGTAAGCACGGTAGAGAGAAAATCGAATATGATATTCCTGTAATGGAGGAATATCTGAAAGATACATACGGAATCACTGTATATCAAGAACAGGTTATGCTCCTGTCCCAGAAATTGGCTGGTTTCACCAAGGGTCAAGCCGATGGTCTCCGCAAAGCCATGGGAAAGAAGCTTATTAAGGTGATGAATGAACTTAAGGAGAAGTTCACCAAGGGTTGCCTTGCAAATGGCTATGAACAGGAAAAGATTGATAAAATATGGAACGATTGGGAGGCCTTTGCACAATACGCATTCAACAAATCGCACTCAACCTGTTACGCTTACATTTCCTATCAAACCGCTTACCTAAAGGCTAACTTTCCTGGCGAGTTTATGGCCGCTGTACTTAGCCGAAATATCTCCGATATCAAAAAGATTACAATCTTCATGGATGAATGCAAGAGGCTGGGAATGCAGGTTCTCGGACCCGATGTAAACGAAAGTGCCTACAAATTTACTGTTAGCCCAAGTGGCGATATTCGTTTTGGACTTGGTGCAATTAAAGGGGTTGGCGAAAACGCTGTTGCAAATATCATCGAAGCACGAAAAACCAATGGTAAATACAAGGATATCTTCGATTTTGCCGAAAAGGTTAACCTCCAAACGGTAAATAAGAAAAATTTCGAGGCATTAGCCGTTGCTGGTGCTTTTGACGGTCTTGGCTCAATTAAACGTAGCGAATACTTTGCATTGGATTCAAAAGGAGTATCATTCATCGAACAGATAATGCGCTACGGTTCAAAAGTTCAAATTGAAAAGAGCAACAATCAGCGTTCATTATTTGGAGCAAGTACTGGCTACGATCTACAAAAGCCTGAAACGCCAGTGGGCGAAGACTGGTCAAAACTTGAAAAACTAAATCGTGAAAAGGAGGTTATCGGGATTTACCTTTCTGCGCACCCTCTAGACGATTACCGGTTAGAGATTGATAATTTCAGCAACACCTCACTAACCGAAATGAAAGATTTGCCTTTACTTAATGGGAAAGATGTTACTATTGCAGGGATGATAACCTCGGCAAAGGTTGCTACGAGTAAAAATGGCAACTATTTTGGGAAAATCAGCCTTGAGGATTACTCCGATTCTTGGGAGTTGGCTCTTTTCGGTAAGGATTTTGAAAATTACAGAAAGTTTTGTTTCGAAGGGTATTCGCTTTTAATCAAAGGAAGAGTTCAACCAAAATCCTATAATCCTGCGGAATTAGAGTTTAAGATTAAAAGCATGAATATGCTATCGGACGTTAAGGAGGAGATGATAAAAATGGTGAATATCACCATCCCAATTCACGACATAACCGATAATTTAGTTGATGAGATTAAAAAACAGGTAGAATCTAACAAAGGAAAAATTCAACTAAAATTCAAAGTTATTGATCCTGAAAGCAAAATATCTATCGACCTATTTTCCAGAACGATGAAGGTGAATTTATCACCTAAATTCTTAAACTATCTTAGAAGTAACGAATTTGAATTTAGGGTAAGAGAGTAA
- a CDS encoding acyl-CoA thioesterase — protein MTEQRPVNYFHITPIQIRFNDIDKLGHATNSVYQQYFDLGKMDYFNDVLQEQMDWEDVGLILASISIDYLNPIKLFDEVIVRTKIHHIGNKSLKMAQELYNKSTEKIAATSKSTMVGYNNAKEMTVIIPERWRKRIITYEHDILFKV, from the coding sequence ATGACAGAACAAAGGCCGGTTAACTACTTCCACATTACCCCTATTCAAATTCGTTTCAACGATATCGACAAACTGGGTCATGCTACAAACTCGGTTTACCAACAATATTTTGATTTGGGAAAAATGGATTATTTCAACGATGTTCTCCAAGAGCAGATGGACTGGGAGGATGTGGGATTAATCCTCGCAAGTATTAGTATCGACTATCTTAATCCTATAAAACTATTCGATGAGGTAATTGTTCGCACCAAGATTCATCATATTGGTAACAAAAGCCTTAAGATGGCTCAGGAACTCTATAATAAATCAACAGAGAAAATTGCTGCAACCAGTAAATCTACAATGGTTGGCTATAATAACGCCAAAGAGATGACGGTTATTATTCCTGAACGTTGGCGAAAAAGAATCATTACCTACGAACACGATATTCTATTCAAGGTATAG